The following coding sequences lie in one Arachis stenosperma cultivar V10309 chromosome 5, arast.V10309.gnm1.PFL2, whole genome shotgun sequence genomic window:
- the LOC130979512 gene encoding glycine-rich protein DOT1-like, with the protein MKTSKIVNIVLFGLLGVAVYSCAARTLLDKEVSVDTLDDNGVGGVAYAAVGRGYGGGGGEGGGGGYGGEGGGYGKGGGYGEGAGAGGGSGGGGGGGSGGGGGGAQGGGYGGGYGKGGGEGYGGGPGGGYGGGGGSGGGGGGGHGGAAGGGGAHGSGGGGGGGGGGGGGGDANGSGGGYGGGQGSGHGGGYGGASVGGYGGGGGSGGGGGGGSGGAHGGGYGEGSGGGGGEGYGGGAAGGGGGGGGGGGGGGGGANGGGYGHGGGSGEGSGHGGYLP; encoded by the exons ATGAAAACTTCAAAGATTGTGAATATTGTTTTGTTTGGGTTATTGGGTGTGGCAGTGTATTCCTGTGCTGCCAGAACGCTCCTCGACAAAGAGGTTAGCGTTGACACTTTAGACGACAATGGCGTTGGTGGTGTAGCTTATGCTGCTGTAGGACGAGGctatggtggtggtggtggtgaaggTGGTGGAGGTGGctatggaggagaaggaggaggatATGGCAAAGGTGGAGGATATGGAGAAGGGGCTGGTGCCGGGGGAGggagtggtggtggtggtggtggaggcaGTGGTGGAGGTGGAGGGGGTGCTCAAGGTGGTGGTTATGGAGGAGGATATGGTAAAGGAGGTGGTGAAGGATATGGTGGGGGACCTGGGGGTGGttatggtggtggtggtggaagtggaggaggaggagggggTGGTCATGGTGGTGCAGCCGGTGGGG GTGGAGCACATGGCAGTGGTGGAGGAGGAGGCGGAGGAGGTGGTGGCGGTGGCGGAGGTGATGCAAATGGATCTGGTGGTGGTTACGGTGGGGGGCAAGGGAGCGGACACGGTGGTGGATATGGTGGAGCTAGTGTAGGAGGGTACGGTGGAGGAGGTGGGAGTGGCGGGGGTGGTGGAGGTGGTTCCGGTGGAGCACATGGAGGTGGATATGGTGAAGGATCAGGTGGAGGAGGTGGGGAAGGATATGGTGGTGGAGCAGCTGGTGGCGGTGGCGGTGGtggcggtggtggtggtggtggcggcGGAGGTGCTAATGGCGGTGGATATGGACACGGTGGAGGAAGTGGCGAAGGCAGTGGGCATGGTGGATATCTCCCTTAA